The window TCCGTAAAAGATTGATTTTCCATCAACTCTCCATTCGTCAACAAAGCAACAATGAACGCATCTATTACCTTACCGATGACCTGATCTCGCTCCAGACTCTGATATACGTTGGCATGTCTGCAAAAAAGGCAGGTGAGCTCTGGTGGGAGTGGATGTTCCGCGGGCGTTATGACCATTCCAATCACAGGACCTTCCTCCACTTCATTCGCCAATACACAACTGAGAACCACGTGGTGGAAGCCGCCGATGACAGTGATACTCAATGGTGAAAATGTATGGATGCTTGCGGTCTTGCCGTCGAAACCCAGGACGCCATCGTGGATCCGCAGTTCACCTATCTCCGCCTGTCCAAATCTTGCCTGCACTGGATGAATGACACAATGGATATGCGCTACGCCGAGCTCGATGGCATCTACGATCCGTGGCGGGTCGGCTATTCGGAGCAGCGGCGGATAGCAACGGGTGATGTTTCCAAACGCCACTCAACTCCcggacaacagcagcagggcaCGCTGGCTATCAACCTGACTTAGAGCTCCGCAAAAGCCGACAATCCTCCCGGGCATACAGTACTCTACAAAGCAATTAACCACGCTCGCGGCCATTGTCTCTTTGACGAGGCCGGCATCATGTTGTATAATTAGAGGGATGTCTGCGAACCTCTAATAGAGAATGCCATCCCAAGACAACTCTTTACCTTCACACCGCACGTCGAAATTGCAGAACCTGAAGCGAGCTATGGGAAACGACGGGCACGGCTCGATTCGATGGTGATATTTCGCGTTTACATCCCGAACTCTGTCATTGAAAGTTTACCTGGGCCCAACTGCCTTCGACATTTCCACTATCCGACAGATGACTGGAAGAAGTTTGTTTTAACTTCTCACAGAAAAGGGAAACTGGTGGCCTGGGTATCAGCGGTCGTACCACATGTACAAATCGGCCATCCTCACGATTGCCGATGCATCTCGGGGACCCAATCATGCGTTTGAGGCATTGAAATCCTGGGACGATGTCACGGAGGTCACGGAGAGGTTCTTGTTTAAACTTGGAGTCGATGGGAGTGGGTCCATAGCCACCCAATACATTGTCGACGGGTACGATGGAGGATGCACATGGCTCGACAGCAATGCTCGGGACGTCACGGCTTTTCTCTTTACTGAGGTTGACTTGAATTCGTGGCTTGCAGAGAACCCAGTTGCAAATAGTTAAGGGAAAAGGATTTGAAACAGCTACAAGGTCTTCAAGACACCCACAATGTCTTCCAAgagagtgggaagggagTGATACCATCAGGGACGTGTTTATCAACGCACAAGGCAAAGCTTTAAATTCTGCCGCAGTCTACTATCATGTCCATGACGTACCTAGATTCTGTTTGATAGGTACCTGGGCCACGATCGTGGCTTTGACCTCgccgcagcagaagcagTGACTTGTGCTACGGAGTGTGTTTTATCATAACAGGTATCTCGACACACTGTACTCCTGTATTATCTATGAAGAACCAGTGAATACTGTGATAAAGCCACTCACACTGTGGCATAGCTATTCACAAGCTGCCACGTCTCCGTTGTCTAGATCTTTATGGCCAGGCTGGAAATGGTGTCGAGATTTATGCCGTATAACCTGGCGACCACGTTTTATAGGATACCCCCGACTTCTACGTTCCTACCATGCCACCCCTCGTCCGTCCTCGAATAAGCCTGGGCACTGCCTTGGTGACCAGttgcctcccctccccccaccggGTTCGCAAAGTGTTCCATGAGAATGATGTTAACACAAAGCGACCCCGCTCTCTGGCAACCGGTGAGTGTGTCACCTTGAGCGTGTTCTCCGAAAACCATTTGTTTTGTGATCAAATCATGGCCGAGATCATCGGACTCGTTTCAGGAGGTATCGCAATAGCGCAGGCCACTGGTAAAGTGGGCAGTCTGGTCCTCTCACTGTCTCGACTCTGGAGAGAGGTCAAGGATGTACCAGAAACAATCAAAGCTTTGGTCGAGCAGCTCAAGTATTTCGCCCTATCGATCGATGCAATCGAAGCGGAGCTACAGGCAGTgatcggaggaggatgtcctCCAATGCCCATGTGCGCTCGAGCAATTTAGCATTGTCGACATGTGCACGAGGAACTGGGCAAATTGATTCAAGATCTCATGGGCGATATCGTTTCGACCAGGAGGCAGAAGAGATATGTCGCCAAAACGGAAGCGGTGTTGTTCTAGaaggccgagctcgagaTGTACGAAAAGCGACTTTATCGAGCATTGAAAATAATCGAAATGGCTCTTCAGCTGTTGAAAATGTGAGTGGAATGACGCAAAGTCATTTGCTCATCTTAGGGCAAGAACTGATTAGGTATTGATCGTCTAGATCCCAAATGAACTTTCAGCCCGAATATATCGCCTCAAGGGTTGTCGAGTCGATTCCCCTTCAATAGAACCAGGAACGGGATCTCAAAGAGAAGTCTCTGACCGGTGAACAAGAGGCAAATTATTGGGTGTCGGGCAAACTAACCACGAAGCTGAATGGGACTCGTATAGGGCGAGCTCGCCATCGGACAAGGATTCTAGCAGGGTGCCTGGTTTTCGAGGTCATGCACGATGGGGATGCCAAAGCACCCTCCGTAAAGCAGAAAGCGAAAAGTGAGTATCCCCTTCATTTTGTAGTCGGGGATTATTTCTTGACATTTATCATGTTAGGCTACCGGATAAAAGTGGCATTTCCGCGTTGGTTCATGAACAGAGCTTGGGACCTTCAAGTACCTTTTGCGATTTGTGTATGGAATGTTGCTTTTCGGCAGTATACGATCGTCGAAGAAGGCAATGAATTGTTTCTTTGAGTCACGTGTGAAACACATCCCATCACACCAAACGAGCTTCGAAGCTCCTTTTGCCAACGGACACATCACACCATATATTCTGGATGACAAAGGAAGGACACTATTACACGTCAGTACTACATTTTTATATGAGCTCGACCAGGTACTAATGGTGCATCAGTATGCCATGATCTTCAACCCAAATCTGGTCAAACCTCTCCTCGTTGCGGGTCTTGACCTGTTCACTATCAGCTTTGAAGGCCAGTCGCCCCTTTGCTGGTTGGATGTGGTACCGTACACCTACCTGAATCCAGAGGATCAGCTTGTATTTCATACGGCCCTGCTCTCCTACGGCGCACATGACAACTTCAGCGGGGACGTTCACCTCGTCGGCAATGCTGGACAGTGATAGCGCTGCTGTAGAGCCTCTATTCTTCGAAATCTTCTGCCACTATTACAAGTCGCCATGACAGCGGCGCCTGAAACTCTTCTAACGATTCTCGGGCTTGGCTATAGACTATAAAGTTGGGCAACGGTTTCTCTGCCAACAAGAAAACTCAGGCACCGACGATATCCGAGCAGAGGGCTTCCAAAGAGATGGGGTCGGTTTTGAATCACATAATGCGGATGTATTTCCAAAGCGCTATGGGGTTAGATCACACTTGCAGGCGACCAGGCCAAGCTCCTAAACGACTGGACAAGTTTACTGATACCGTCAAAAACAATGAAAAATGGTCCGATGTGTATTTCGTAAGGTTGCCGGtatcaccaccctcgaggATCTTGATGCCCGCCATCCTGCCCACGTTCTGACCGCGCTACTCCTAGCACCTGCGTTATGTCGGTGTCCAGACTTCAGCAAACTTCTGGAGTATCAAAGGGGCTGGAAAATGGCAGTCCACTCGGCTCTCCGTGCCTGGCTCGAAGATTTGCATATTGCGGGGATAGATCTGGAGGAGTATGGTAAGGCTACAAAAGCAGTGTTTGTCGACACTGGTATCTTGCAGTCTAGGGTGTGGCCGGTGGAACCGATGTGTTTACCAGTACAGCCGGAGTTCGAATATGTGTGGAAGGATATCATCTATGGGCCATACCCTAGGGATTGGTTGCTTGTATTTGAGTGGGATATCGCTTGGGAGGACTTTTTAAGGGATTTCTGGGAATGGATTGAGAACCCTCCCATGAACATTCCTGGCTCTTGGATAGATTAGATACTGACCTTAGTTGAAGACCAGTGCTCTTGAACATCTTGCCGGTTCCATGTTGTAACATGTCGTCAATCTGGTGTCTCGCCTTTGCCAAGCaggggtgatgttggcgtGTTTGGACTTAATCCGTCTGTCTTGAGAGGTATAACGGAAAAAGCAAAGAGCAATGTATATAAGAATGGCGAAAGGAGTCTTAAGGTGTAGATTATGTAGCACAAGGATATCAAGTGAATTCACTATGAGAATATGTCATTGTTCTTCCTGCTCCTACTGAAAGCTTGATGATTGGATCCAGCCAAGCTTCTGTCCGAGATGCAAACTGGCCCtacaaaaaagaaaagatgggGCACAGGGTTCAGCGGGCCGCGGCAGCTTGCCCCGGCAGGCAGTTGCAGCTTCAACCCCTGTCTGGGCTAAAATGGGGGGCTCCATCTGCCCAAAACTTCCAGCCTGTCCCTTGGAAACTTTTGCACCAAGGGTTCCAGGTCATTTCGTGGCGGCGCTCTTCAACCTTCTTGCGCCGGTTCAACCACCAAACGGTGTTCTCTCTTTGTTTCTAACTTTGGTCAGTTTCCTCATGGAGTAGCGCAATCATGAAATTCTCTGCTCTTTCCCTAGGCCTGTTGGCCCTCCTAACGCCGCTGAGTGCGGCATGGACCAAAGAAGGTATGTGAAGTATTTGCTGTACCTTCCCGTCGCAAATGCGATGATACCCCTTTTCTATTGCGTCTGGTTCCAGTACCACTATATCTACACAATCCAATTGTATCAGACTTACTAACATCTTCGATGATAACCAGATCGCGAAATCTTCCGTGTCCGCGATGAACTCCTTGCGCATGAAGGTCCCGAAGTGACTTTTTACGATTTTCTTGGTGTCAAGAAGGGCGCAAGCCACGAGGACATCAACAAAGCCTACAAGAAGAAGTCAAGAGAGCTCCATCCCGACAAAGTCAGACAGCAGCTCCAGGCCCAGCgcatcaaggccaacaagGAGAACGCCAAGAAGTCGGGAGGTAAGCCCGGTGTGCATGTGACGAAGCAGCCTACCTCTCATGAGCTCAAGGTTGCCATCAAGCGCGCCTCAGAGCGCCAGGCTCGTCTTTCCATCGTTGCCGATGTCCTCCGCGGCCCTGGGCGTGACCGATATGACTACTTCCTCACCAATGGCTTCCCTACCTGGAAGGGCACCGAGTACTACTACAACCGCTATCGCCCCGGCCTTGGCACTGCTATCTTCggcgtcttcctcgtcgccggtggtggcgcgCATTATCTCGCCCTTTACATGAGCTGGAAGCGCCAACGCGAGTTTGTGGAGCGCTATATCACGTTTGCGCGCCGTGCTGCTTGGGGCGACAACCTTGGCCTCAACATTCctggcgttgatggcgaGCCTGCCGCcgctcccccccctccccctcctcaacaggtgtacgaagacgaagacggtCGCCAGATTCCCATCAACCGCAAGATGCGTCGCATGCAAGAGCGCGAGACAaagaaggaggccaaggatAAGAGCGCCGGGCGCAAGACCCGCCGTGGACGTGACACCAAGCCCGCCTCGGCCTCTGCTTCCGGATCAGCGACTCCCCAGCCGCAGCCCGAGGGACAGGGTCCCACTGGAGTCAAAAGGCGTGTCGTTGCGGAGAATGGCAAGGTTCTCGTTGTTGACTCGGTGGGCGCCGTCTTCCTGGAacaggaggatgaggatggcaatGTGGGCGAGTACCTTTTGGACGTAAGCTACCTTTTATTCATCCAACTTTTTGCAAAATAAGCTAACATATCCACCAGCCCAATGAGATCGCCAAACCTACCTTCAAGGACACCGCCGTGGTTCGCCTGCCTTTCTGGGTTTATGATCTGACCATCGGACGCGTGTTTAAGAAGCGCACTGCGGatgacgagtttgaggaagAGATCGACGAGCCCACCGAGACCGAGGTCGTcaatgacgacgaggattCTGAGCCCGGAAGACTCACTCCCTCCACCGGCTCTGCCGAGGAttttgagcttctcgagaagTCGGTCGACTCTCTGGGTCAGGCTAAGGCAAGCGGTACCCAGAAGGCGGGCGGCAACAAGGCGAGCAAGcgcaagaacaagaagaggtGATCGtggatttttttttgcgGAGGGTATATTGCTTTACAAGCGGTAGAGTTTTCGAGCAATACGTGGCTTTGACGTTGCGGTTAGGTTAGGTGTTCTTCGGTGGTTGATTTaaaaaggaggaagaaaaaaggaggCCAAATCTTCTCTCGGTATATGGGACGATGTTATATGACAACGAGCCCCGGATTTCCCAGGTGAAATATTGCTATCTATATATATAGAGCTGTAACACTCAATATGGTTACATACAACCCGCCCCACTCCAGATTCGACATGCATTGACAGAAACAAGACACAGGCAAAAGCAACAATGAGCATTAATCTATTGCATCGACGATACAGAAAACCAATCCTTCATGGTATATTAACCACCCATTTCAGCCCGTGCTGTTTCCATGGGCGAATCTCTCCCAAACAATCCCAAACTCCACGCCCAATTCCAAGTTCATAACCTTTCCGAACCCCGACCACACCTCTCATCAGCCAGCACATCAAGATCAAATCCCCACCGTATGGCTCAACACCTTCGCGGCTAACTGACTAAGAAGCCTTGCTCGATCCGCCTGTGGCAGTTCCTGCACACAATCACAAACATCTCAGTAGCTGTCACTTATGCTCGCTCTCCATGGATGAAGTCAACCCCAGCAGCACTCACCTGAAAGACCGCATACACACTCTTCCCCTTGGCATCCCTCACCGCGCCGAGCCTGTTGCCAGccacagcaccagcaaccatACCAGGTACATTGGCCATAATAAACCCTAGCGCGCCACCACTGATACCGCCCAGCGTGCCCCAAAACTTGCCCGTCGGCCTGTTGTTGTGCGACGGATCGGCCATGCCCTCCTCCCGGAGCATCTCTTCGAAGACATCGGCGAACTGCTCATTCTCAGCTTGCTGGCGAGATTCTTCCTGGTTGTGCTGGTTTTTGGCGCCCTGGCtttggttggtgaagaagttCCAGGCCCAGGAGTAGAAGTTTGGCTGCTGtccttgctgttgctggtcGGAAGCGGACTCTTCGGCGTCGGCGAAGGGGTCGAAGCCGCCGGGCGTGGGGcgggaggagctggggccGGAGAAGAGTTTGCGCTGGGCGTCGTATtcgcggcggcgggtggGATCGGAGAGGGTGTAGTATGCGTCGTTGACGAGCTGAAATTTGCGGGTTCGTTCGGGACGGTCAGGGTGGTCGGCCGGGATGCGGTCGGGGTGGGTTTTTAAGGCAGcgctgggggggttgttagtTGGGGAGatatgatggtggtgagtaGGATAGGTTACCGTTTATAGGCATCGCGGAtctgggtggtggaggcggttTCTGGGACCTCGAGGATGGCATCTATAGCGGTAGGTATGGTAAGTCAACAGTTATGAGTTCGTGGAATATAGGCTTGACTGACAGTAGTTGGGAGGCCGGCCGGCTTTTGCTGCCATTTTGATAAGATGCGGGGGTCAGATGTCTAACGGTGCCGATGGGTACAAGAGAGCAAGCAGATGAACAAAGGCAATCTAGGTTTGGATTTTTGTCTCGGAGACTCTTGTCTGGCCAGGCTTTCCCAAGAGTTGGTTGCTACATGCAAAATCACTAGGACAAGTCTATCTTCAATCGAAGAGAGAGCGCGAAAGTGGGATGGTGGAACGAGAGTTGGATACGTCATCTGTGGCGTCGAAATGTGGCTTTTTTGAACCAACCCTTGTCCAGCCGTCCCCCGCATTCTCAGGGGACGCGAATCAGTGGGTCTGGGTCACAGGCAGTTCTAGCCCCTTGTGCCCCTCTATACGGAGCATCGCTATCTCCCATGATCAGCACattgttttcttgggtgtATCGACGAGAAAAATCGCCAGCCTCTTGCTCAAGGCTAATTCTCTTTTATTGGATATCCAGTGAGGTATAAATGGAGAGGCAGGAAGCAATAGGCAAGGAATGGCCGACAGGGTCTGGAATCACCCCGCGTGTCACCAATTCATTGGACGGCCTGGCGGAGTGACTGGACGTGTAGCCGCTTTCCTCGCCCGTTTCAGGTCGGCTGGCCTCTGACGCATGACTGCTCTGGGGAAGGCGAGCTGTGTGACTGCCCAACCAGGCACTCGATTTTGAGCCCAGAGCTGCAATAGAACCTCAACGTGGAGGTGATGGACGCTGTTTTTGGTCTCTTGGAGCCTAACAAGCCGTCCTACTCGGCCAGGATCGGAAGTTTTTTTTGTTCACCTGCGTCACAGAGCTCAACAGTTTGATGACAACCCCTCCACTGCTTCATCTGATCCCGAATGCCTGGAAAGCCCCACCGGTGATTTTCTCTATATATCGGACCACCTGCGGAGACATTTCCTCAGGGCCTCTTGCTCTGTGTCCTCGATTAGCAGCTCCGAGTTACCTGAAGTCTCCAAGAGCTTATTCTAAACGTGTGCCCTTCCACGCGTCATCGTTGTACAAGCACACGCTGCCTCGAAGCAcgtcccccaccaccaccttaCCCGCAGGCGTGCTATCATACTTGCAAATTCCAGCAAAGTGTCGATTATCAAGACAGTTAGCTTAGACAATAAAGAGACGAGTTGCAACAATCCAGAGTTCTTTTCTATCCGCAGACTTTCTGACTCTAATCCACACCATCTCTGTGGCATCCCTGCCTGTTGAGTACGCAACAGTCAAGATATCATACACACCACACGGCCAGGATTAATCTTGTGTTAAATCTGCCAC is drawn from Podospora pseudocomata strain CBS 415.72m chromosome 1 map unlocalized CBS415.72m_1, whole genome shotgun sequence and contains these coding sequences:
- a CDS encoding uncharacterized protein (COG:O; EggNog:ENOG503NUV2) is translated as MKFSALSLGLLALLTPLSAAWTKEDREIFRVRDELLAHEGPEVTFYDFLGVKKGASHEDINKAYKKKSRELHPDKVRQQLQAQRIKANKENAKKSGGKPGVHVTKQPTSHELKVAIKRASERQARLSIVADVLRGPGRDRYDYFLTNGFPTWKGTEYYYNRYRPGLGTAIFGVFLVAGGGAHYLALYMSWKRQREFVERYITFARRAAWGDNLGLNIPGVDGEPAAAPPPPPPQQVYEDEDGRQIPINRKMRRMQERETKKEAKDKSAGRKTRRGRDTKPASASASGSATPQPQPEGQGPTGVKRRVVAENGKVLVVDSVGAVFLEQEDEDGNVGEYLLDPNEIAKPTFKDTAVVRLPFWVYDLTIGRVFKKRTADDEFEEEIDEPTETEVVNDDEDSEPGRLTPSTGSAEDFELLEKSVDSLGQAKASGTQKAGGNKASKRKNKKR
- a CDS encoding uncharacterized protein (COG:O; EggNog:ENOG503P0U5), which encodes MAAKAGRPPNYYAILEVPETASTTQIRDAYKRAALKTHPDRIPADHPDRPERTRKFQLVNDAYYTLSDPTRRREYDAQRKLFSGPSSSRPTPGGFDPFADAEESASDQQQQGQQPNFYSWAWNFFTNQSQGAKNQHNQEESRQQAENEQFADVFEEMLREEGMADPSHNNRPTGKFWGTLGGISGGALGFIMANVPGMVAGAVAGNRLGAVRDAKGKSVYAVFQELPQADRARLLSQLAAKVLSHTVGI
- a CDS encoding uncharacterized protein (EggNog:ENOG503P4YF) — protein: MAVHSALRAWLEDLHIAGIDLEEYGKATKAVFVDTGILQSRVWPVEPMCLPVQPEFEYVWKDIIYGPYPRDWLLVFEWDIAWEDFLRDFWEWIENPPMNIPGSWID